A stretch of Sphingorhabdus sp. YGSMI21 DNA encodes these proteins:
- a CDS encoding xanthine dehydrogenase family protein molybdopterin-binding subunit, producing MNAHRKMDKPDSRNRLDDMRQGLVGTAMDRPDGPLKVSGQATYAHEWDVPDMVHGVLARATISKGRVTDVASDEILGDDAIHAVITDDRLLRRPAQGGANEAPPQGSKQVDYFGQPIALVVGDTFEQARHAANDLKIGYETEGNAAFDPEAADTETDKPEDDQLDQGDLDQAMRDAAFTVDQVYRTPGHNSAAMEPHCAIASWDGDKLTLRGSYQMLNFNINELADALHISADNIRMLSPFVGGGFGSKLGLSPEAVAAAIAAKEIGRPVCVTLSRQQVFEATMRRSETRQHVRLSCGEDGVLTGLGHECLVSNLPGEEFYEPVTQATHFLYGGKNRKLGIEVARLNRTCGGSVRAPGEAVGMQVLENAMDELAEAAGIDPVELRKRNIPEQHPEKDIPYSSRRFTEALDEGAKLFGWDKRNRKPGATREGDWLIGHGMAGAARINVLSEAKAKVTLLADGSAVVETDMTDIGTGTYAILTQIACDMLGLPADKVETKLGDTDFPAGPGSGGSWGASSSGSAVFLACEEIRRKLADKLRSDEGDLDLADGKAGKGDSARSLADILDGEEISAIGHIEPGKTLEDWQQATYGSYFAEVAVNAITGETRVKRMLGVFGAGRILNEKTATSQCYGGMIWGLGSALTEELAFDKRDGHIVNHDLAEYHIPVNLDVPQIEVVLLKERDEFASPIQAKGIGELGICGAAAAVTNAIYNATGIRVRDYPATLDKLLAGLPDK from the coding sequence ATGAACGCGCATCGGAAAATGGACAAACCGGACTCTCGCAACCGTCTGGATGATATGCGTCAGGGACTGGTCGGGACAGCGATGGACCGCCCCGACGGCCCGCTCAAGGTCTCCGGCCAGGCAACCTATGCGCACGAATGGGACGTCCCGGACATGGTCCACGGAGTTCTGGCGCGCGCGACGATCTCCAAGGGCCGCGTCACCGATGTGGCCAGCGACGAGATTCTGGGGGACGATGCGATACACGCCGTGATCACCGACGATCGCCTGCTGCGGCGACCGGCGCAAGGCGGTGCCAATGAAGCACCCCCGCAGGGATCGAAGCAGGTCGATTATTTCGGCCAGCCGATCGCACTGGTGGTAGGCGACACTTTCGAACAGGCGCGCCATGCCGCGAACGATCTGAAAATCGGCTACGAAACCGAAGGCAATGCGGCTTTTGACCCGGAGGCAGCCGACACGGAAACAGACAAGCCCGAGGATGACCAGCTGGATCAGGGCGACCTTGATCAGGCGATGCGCGACGCCGCTTTCACCGTGGATCAGGTCTATCGCACGCCCGGCCATAACAGCGCCGCGATGGAGCCGCATTGCGCTATCGCCAGCTGGGACGGCGACAAGCTGACCCTGCGCGGCAGCTACCAGATGCTGAATTTCAACATCAACGAACTGGCCGACGCGCTGCATATCAGCGCGGATAATATCCGTATGCTTTCGCCCTTTGTCGGTGGCGGCTTTGGCTCGAAACTCGGTCTTTCACCGGAAGCGGTCGCGGCGGCTATTGCGGCGAAAGAAATCGGTCGGCCTGTCTGTGTGACCCTGTCGCGCCAGCAGGTATTCGAAGCCACTATGCGCCGCTCCGAAACCCGGCAGCATGTGCGGCTGTCCTGCGGCGAGGACGGTGTTCTGACCGGCCTCGGGCACGAATGTCTGGTTTCCAATCTGCCGGGCGAGGAATTTTACGAACCGGTCACCCAGGCGACCCATTTCTTGTACGGTGGAAAGAATCGCAAGCTCGGCATCGAAGTCGCGCGGCTCAACCGAACCTGCGGCGGCTCGGTCCGCGCGCCGGGCGAAGCGGTCGGCATGCAGGTGCTGGAAAATGCGATGGACGAACTGGCGGAAGCCGCCGGTATCGATCCGGTCGAGCTCAGAAAGCGCAATATTCCCGAACAGCATCCGGAGAAGGATATCCCTTATTCGTCGCGCCGGTTTACCGAGGCGCTCGACGAGGGCGCAAAACTGTTCGGATGGGACAAGCGCAACCGCAAACCCGGCGCAACACGAGAAGGCGACTGGCTGATCGGTCACGGCATGGCTGGCGCCGCCCGGATCAATGTCCTGTCCGAAGCCAAGGCCAAGGTCACATTGCTGGCAGACGGAAGCGCCGTGGTCGAAACCGACATGACCGACATCGGCACCGGAACCTACGCGATACTGACGCAGATTGCCTGCGACATGCTGGGTCTACCGGCGGACAAGGTTGAAACGAAGCTTGGTGACACCGATTTTCCGGCGGGACCGGGCTCGGGCGGGTCCTGGGGCGCCTCCTCTTCCGGCTCGGCGGTCTTTCTGGCCTGCGAGGAAATCCGCCGCAAACTCGCCGACAAGCTGCGCAGCGATGAAGGTGATCTCGATCTTGCAGACGGCAAGGCCGGAAAGGGAGATTCGGCGCGGTCGCTTGCGGACATATTGGACGGAGAAGAAATTTCCGCGATTGGCCATATCGAACCCGGCAAGACGCTGGAGGACTGGCAACAAGCGACCTACGGTTCCTATTTTGCCGAAGTTGCGGTCAATGCGATCACCGGGGAAACACGGGTAAAGCGGATGCTCGGCGTATTTGGCGCGGGGCGGATATTGAACGAGAAGACCGCGACATCGCAATGCTATGGCGGCATGATCTGGGGCCTCGGCAGCGCGCTGACCGAAGAGCTGGCCTTCGACAAGCGCGACGGCCATATCGTCAACCACGATCTCGCCGAATATCATATCCCGGTCAATCTGGACGTGCCGCAGATCGAGGTTGTCCTGCTCAAGGAGCGTGACGAATTCGCCAGCCCGATCCAGGCCAAGGGAATCGGCGAACTGGGCATCTGCGGTGCTGCCGCCGCGGTCACCAATGCGATCTATAATGCGACCGGGATCCGGGTGCGGGACTATCCTGCTACGCTCGACAAGCTGCTGGCGGGATTGCCCGACAAATAG
- a CDS encoding class I SAM-dependent methyltransferase yields MMNITARTALPPARLMAGLSALLLLTAPLGACKRLPDEDEMRAETARAYPPASRPVSELAGNQWSTETARDKRGEAEEIMKAAGLEPGMTVADIGAGEGYYTVRLAEKVGAAGRVLAQDIDEEAIDRLAERVNRESLDNVSIKLGAPDDPRLPENSFDRIFLVHMYHEVREPYAFLSRLRPALLDKARDDGAGEVIVVDVNRDVTQHGIPPKQLFCEFEAVGYELVGFMERPELGGYFARFRAKGPAIKPGDITPCPYQRDSG; encoded by the coding sequence ATGATGAATATCACCGCCCGGACCGCGCTGCCGCCTGCCCGCCTGATGGCCGGCCTGTCTGCCCTGCTGCTGCTGACCGCGCCGCTCGGCGCCTGCAAGAGGCTGCCCGACGAGGATGAGATGCGCGCAGAGACCGCGCGCGCCTATCCGCCGGCGTCACGGCCGGTGTCGGAACTGGCCGGCAATCAATGGTCGACCGAAACCGCCCGCGACAAGCGCGGCGAGGCCGAGGAGATCATGAAGGCCGCGGGGCTGGAGCCGGGCATGACGGTCGCCGATATCGGGGCCGGCGAAGGCTATTATACCGTGCGGCTGGCCGAGAAAGTGGGTGCGGCGGGCCGGGTACTGGCGCAGGACATCGACGAGGAAGCGATCGACCGGTTGGCCGAGCGCGTCAACCGGGAGAGCCTGGACAATGTCTCGATCAAGCTCGGCGCGCCGGACGATCCGCGGCTGCCGGAGAATAGTTTCGACCGGATATTCCTGGTCCACATGTATCACGAGGTACGCGAACCCTATGCCTTCCTCTCGCGCCTGCGTCCGGCCCTGCTCGACAAGGCGAGAGATGATGGTGCCGGCGAGGTGATCGTGGTCGACGTCAACCGCGACGTGACGCAGCACGGCATACCGCCGAAGCAGCTGTTCTGCGAATTCGAGGCCGTCGGCTACGAACTGGTCGGCTTCATGGAGCGCCCCGAGCTCGGCGGCTATTTCGCGCGTTTCCGGGCCAAGGGGCCTGCCATAAAGCCCGGCGACATCACGCCCTGCCCCTATCAGCGGGACAGCGGTTGA
- a CDS encoding Eco57I restriction-modification methylase domain-containing protein, with product MAISSSLALISAPTVSQEHEFDQATENRQAELGQYMTPPQISEFMAGQFDSKRISDVKLLDAGAGFGSLSIAFADRWLASADAEHSLSISAYEIDPNLVLPLRTRLSNLESSETSISSEVIEGDFVGHAVSMIKHGNEPFSHAILNPPYMKIRSGSAAHTLMASVEIETVNLYSGFVALALALVRQEGEVVAIIPRSFCNGPYYRSFREFILERSSLKSIHLFEKRDKAFSKDNVLQENIIIRLQKGVPQEDVVISSSSDGSFSDLETNVVPYEEIVFPSDPRKFIHIPSKDSSDALIRHPRYKSTLENIGLSVSTGPIVDFRVKEHLRKKASSEDAPLLYPGHFSERMLNWPRENFKKANAIAINSNTKRWLYPRGFYVVVRRFSSKEEDRRIVASLVDPNRLPETPIGFENHLNVFHQKKGPLEENVARGLIVYLNSDIVDNWMRNFSGHTQVNATDLRYLPYPDLQLLSRFGEWSTNYSKLSQVQIDNKVAGIR from the coding sequence ATGGCAATATCATCTTCTTTGGCTTTAATAAGCGCGCCCACAGTTTCCCAAGAACACGAATTCGACCAAGCCACCGAGAACCGGCAGGCCGAACTGGGGCAGTACATGACTCCCCCCCAGATTTCCGAATTTATGGCTGGTCAGTTTGATTCGAAGCGTATCTCAGACGTTAAACTCTTGGACGCTGGAGCAGGGTTTGGCTCTTTATCAATAGCTTTTGCTGATCGATGGCTGGCTAGCGCTGACGCGGAGCATTCGCTTTCGATATCGGCTTATGAGATTGATCCAAATCTAGTTTTGCCGTTGAGAACAAGATTATCAAATTTAGAATCTTCAGAAACTAGTATTTCATCTGAAGTCATTGAGGGCGATTTTGTTGGTCACGCGGTTTCAATGATTAAGCATGGGAATGAACCTTTCTCCCATGCAATTTTAAATCCGCCGTACATGAAAATTCGAAGTGGTTCTGCCGCACACACATTGATGGCATCTGTCGAAATTGAAACGGTTAATCTGTATTCCGGATTCGTAGCGCTAGCGCTGGCTTTGGTTCGTCAAGAGGGGGAAGTTGTAGCGATTATACCACGGAGTTTTTGCAATGGACCTTACTACCGCTCATTCCGAGAGTTTATACTCGAAAGGTCTTCTCTTAAAAGCATCCACCTTTTTGAAAAAAGAGATAAAGCATTTTCTAAAGACAATGTTCTACAGGAAAACATAATCATTCGTCTTCAGAAAGGTGTGCCGCAGGAGGACGTTGTAATTTCCTCCTCTTCCGACGGTAGCTTCTCCGACCTCGAAACAAATGTCGTACCTTATGAAGAAATTGTCTTTCCCAGTGACCCGAGGAAGTTCATTCATATTCCCTCCAAAGATTCCAGTGATGCGCTGATTAGACACCCTCGATACAAAAGTACGCTAGAAAATATCGGCCTTTCGGTGTCGACAGGGCCGATAGTCGACTTTAGAGTAAAAGAGCATCTGAGGAAAAAAGCCAGTTCGGAAGATGCTCCATTACTTTATCCTGGGCATTTTAGCGAACGTATGCTTAATTGGCCGCGCGAAAATTTTAAAAAGGCCAACGCAATTGCCATCAACTCTAATACCAAACGTTGGTTGTATCCTAGAGGTTTCTATGTTGTTGTACGGCGGTTTTCTTCAAAAGAGGAAGATAGGCGAATAGTTGCCAGTCTGGTTGACCCAAACCGACTTCCCGAAACGCCCATCGGCTTTGAAAATCACTTGAATGTTTTTCATCAAAAAAAAGGTCCGCTAGAAGAAAACGTGGCTCGAGGGCTGATAGTTTATCTCAATTCGGACATAGTTGACAATTGGATGAGAAACTTCAGCGGCCACACACAGGTTAACGCGACTGATCTGAGATACCTACCCTATCCAGATCTGCAATTACTGAGCCGTTTTGGTGAATGGAGTACGAATTATTCTAAATTATCTCAGGTTCAGATAGACAATAAAGTTGCGGGCATACGGTGA
- the prfB gene encoding peptide chain release factor 2 translates to MRADAQAFVDRIDAALTLIKTALNWDVALRRLDELNARVEDPTLWDDQSAAQAVMTERRRLDESISAAQEIQQERDDALEFIEMAEEEGDAGLADEGVATLEKLATRADRDKVKALLSGEADGLDTYIEIHAGAGGTESQDWAEMLLRMYQRWAEARGYKVTMVDYQAGDQAGIKSATIEVKGENAYGYAKTESGVHRLVRISPYDSAAKRHTSFSSVWVYPVIDDSFEVEINESDLKIDTYRASGSGGQHVNTTDSAVRITHQPTGIVVASQNDRSQHKNRATAMGMLKARLFEAELQRREAEASGEYEAKTEIGWGHQIRSYVLQPYQMVKDLRTGHTSSAPGDVLDGALDDFIAATLAQKVTGEAVDVEDVD, encoded by the coding sequence ATGCGTGCCGACGCGCAAGCCTTTGTCGACCGGATCGACGCCGCTCTTACCCTGATCAAGACCGCCCTCAACTGGGATGTCGCGCTGCGCCGTCTCGACGAGCTCAATGCCCGGGTCGAGGATCCGACCCTGTGGGACGACCAGAGCGCGGCCCAGGCGGTGATGACCGAACGCCGCCGCCTCGATGAATCGATCAGCGCCGCGCAGGAAATCCAGCAGGAACGCGACGACGCGCTCGAATTTATCGAAATGGCCGAGGAAGAAGGCGACGCGGGCCTTGCCGACGAAGGCGTCGCCACGCTGGAAAAGCTCGCGACCCGCGCCGACCGTGACAAGGTCAAGGCTTTGCTCTCCGGCGAAGCCGACGGCCTCGACACCTATATCGAAATCCACGCCGGCGCCGGCGGCACGGAAAGCCAGGATTGGGCCGAAATGCTGTTGCGCATGTACCAGCGCTGGGCCGAGGCGCGCGGCTACAAGGTCACCATGGTCGATTATCAGGCCGGGGATCAGGCCGGAATCAAATCCGCAACGATCGAGGTCAAGGGCGAGAATGCCTATGGCTATGCCAAGACCGAAAGCGGCGTGCACCGGCTGGTCCGCATCTCGCCCTATGACAGCGCCGCCAAGCGCCACACCAGCTTTTCCTCCGTCTGGGTCTATCCGGTGATCGACGACAGTTTCGAGGTCGAGATCAACGAGAGCGACCTCAAGATCGATACCTATCGCGCCTCCGGTTCCGGCGGCCAGCACGTCAACACCACCGACAGTGCCGTGCGCATCACCCACCAACCGACCGGGATAGTCGTCGCCAGCCAGAATGACCGCAGCCAGCACAAGAACCGCGCCACCGCGATGGGCATGTTGAAAGCGCGCCTGTTCGAGGCCGAACTGCAGCGCCGCGAAGCCGAAGCCTCGGGCGAATATGAAGCCAAGACTGAAATCGGCTGGGGCCACCAGATCCGCTCCTACGTCCTGCAACCCTATCAGATGGTCAAGGACCTGCGCACCGGCCACACGAGCAGCGCGCCCGGCGATGTGCTCGACGGCGCGCTGGACGATTTCATCGCCGCGACGCTCGCACAGAAGGTGACGGGCGAAGCGGTCGATGTCGAGGATGTGGATTAG
- the lepA gene encoding translation elongation factor 4: protein MTERSHIRNFSIIAHIDHGKSTLADRLIQHTGGLTEREMSEQVLDNMDIERERGITIKAQTVRLNYTAKDGETYELSLMDTPGHVDFAYEVSRSLAACEGALLVVDAAQGVEAQTLANVYQSIEHDHEIIPVLNKIDLPAAEPERVRNEIEEIIGLDASDAVMASAKSGIGIEDILEQIVAKIPPPGGDRDKPLKAMLVDSWYDPYLGVVILVRVIDGVITKGLKIKFMAQGTEHLVDRVGCMRPKIEQLPELAAGEIGFITAQIKEVSQTAVGDTITTVKNPATEPLPGFKEVQSVVFCGLFPVDAADFEKLRESIGKLRLNDASFTFEMETSAALGQGFRCGFLGLLHLEIVQERLTREYDLDLITTAPSVVYRIEMNDGSEMFLHNPADMPDVVKIREIEEPWIEATIYCPDEYLGGILKLCQDRRGVQKNLTYVGDRAQVVYELPLNEVVFDFYDRLKSISRGYASFDYHQIGLRTGQLVKMNIMVNGDPVDALSMIVHRDAAEARGRHMCERLKDLIPRHLFKIPVQAAIGGKVIARETISAMRKDVTAKCYGGDISRKKKLLDKQKKGKAKMREYGNVSIPQEAFIAALKMGDEG, encoded by the coding sequence ATGACCGAACGTTCCCATATCCGCAATTTTTCCATCATCGCCCATATCGATCATGGCAAATCGACTCTCGCCGACCGGCTGATCCAGCATACGGGCGGACTCACCGAGCGCGAGATGAGCGAGCAGGTGCTCGACAATATGGATATCGAGCGCGAGCGCGGGATCACGATCAAGGCGCAGACGGTGCGGCTCAATTATACGGCGAAGGACGGCGAGACCTATGAGCTCAGCCTGATGGACACGCCGGGCCATGTCGACTTTGCCTATGAGGTGTCGCGGAGCCTGGCGGCCTGCGAAGGGGCGTTGCTGGTGGTCGACGCGGCGCAGGGCGTGGAAGCGCAGACTTTGGCCAATGTCTACCAGTCGATCGAGCATGATCACGAGATCATTCCGGTGCTCAACAAGATCGATCTGCCGGCGGCCGAGCCGGAACGGGTGCGCAACGAGATCGAGGAAATCATCGGGCTCGACGCCTCGGACGCGGTAATGGCGAGCGCCAAGTCGGGCATCGGTATCGAGGATATATTGGAGCAGATCGTCGCCAAGATCCCGCCACCGGGCGGCGACCGCGACAAGCCGCTGAAGGCGATGCTGGTCGACAGCTGGTATGATCCCTATCTCGGCGTGGTCATATTGGTGCGGGTGATCGACGGGGTGATCACCAAGGGGCTGAAGATCAAGTTCATGGCCCAGGGCACCGAGCATCTGGTCGACCGGGTCGGCTGCATGCGGCCGAAGATCGAGCAGCTGCCGGAACTGGCGGCGGGCGAGATCGGCTTTATCACGGCGCAGATCAAGGAAGTCAGCCAGACCGCGGTCGGTGACACGATCACGACGGTGAAAAATCCCGCGACCGAGCCGCTGCCGGGCTTCAAGGAAGTGCAGTCGGTGGTCTTCTGCGGTCTGTTCCCGGTCGATGCTGCGGATTTCGAGAAATTGCGCGAGAGCATCGGCAAGCTGCGGCTGAACGACGCGAGCTTCACTTTCGAGATGGAGACCAGTGCGGCATTGGGACAGGGATTCCGCTGCGGTTTTCTGGGGTTGCTGCATCTGGAGATCGTTCAGGAACGGCTGACCCGCGAATATGATCTCGACCTGATCACCACCGCGCCGTCGGTGGTCTACCGGATCGAGATGAACGACGGCAGCGAGATGTTCCTGCACAACCCGGCGGATATGCCGGACGTGGTCAAGATCCGCGAGATCGAGGAGCCGTGGATCGAGGCAACCATCTATTGCCCCGACGAATATCTCGGCGGGATATTGAAGCTTTGCCAGGACCGGCGCGGGGTGCAGAAGAATCTGACCTATGTCGGCGACCGGGCGCAGGTTGTCTACGAACTGCCGCTCAACGAGGTGGTGTTCGACTTTTACGACCGGCTGAAGAGCATTTCGCGCGGCTATGCGAGCTTCGACTATCACCAGATCGGTCTGCGCACCGGCCAGCTGGTGAAGATGAACATCATGGTCAACGGCGATCCGGTCGACGCGCTGAGCATGATCGTCCACCGCGACGCCGCCGAAGCGCGCGGCCGGCATATGTGCGAGCGGCTGAAAGACCTGATCCCGCGGCATCTGTTCAAGATCCCGGTGCAGGCGGCAATCGGCGGCAAGGTGATCGCCCGCGAGACCATCTCGGCGATGCGCAAGGACGTCACCGCCAAATGCTATGGTGGCGACATCAGCCGCAAGAAGAAGCTGCTCGACAAGCAGAAGAAGGGCAAGGCGAAGATGCGCGAATATGGCAATGTCAGCATCCCGCAGGAAGCCTTTATCGCGGCGCTGAAGATGGGCGACGAGGGTTAG
- a CDS encoding 2Fe-2S iron-sulfur cluster-binding protein: MSRRHSWEGRRQMESTELVVNGKTHKLEADSRVTLLDALRNHLGLTGTKKGCDHGQCGACTVIVEGRRVNSCLTLACMHDGDEITTIEGIGQPDNLSALQSAFVAHDGFQCGYCTPGQICSATAMIEEAKAGWPSFVSDDLDGPAELSDEEISERMSGNLCRCAAYPNIVNAIRQAAGEQS; the protein is encoded by the coding sequence ATGTCACGTCGCCACTCTTGGGAAGGACGCCGTCAAATGGAAAGCACCGAACTTGTCGTAAACGGGAAAACGCACAAGCTGGAGGCCGACAGCCGAGTTACTTTGCTCGATGCGCTGCGCAACCATCTCGGGCTAACCGGAACCAAGAAGGGCTGCGATCATGGCCAGTGCGGTGCCTGCACCGTCATCGTCGAGGGACGGCGGGTCAATTCCTGCCTGACCCTCGCATGCATGCATGACGGTGACGAAATCACGACGATCGAGGGCATAGGCCAGCCGGACAATCTGTCGGCTCTGCAATCGGCCTTTGTCGCGCATGACGGTTTCCAGTGCGGCTATTGCACGCCGGGCCAGATCTGCTCCGCCACGGCGATGATCGAGGAAGCCAAGGCCGGATGGCCGAGCTTTGTTTCCGACGATCTCGACGGTCCCGCAGAATTGAGCGACGAAGAAATATCGGAACGGATGAGTGGCAATCTCTGTCGCTGCGCCGCCTATCCCAATATCGTCAATGCGATCCGTCAGGCCGCCGGAGAACAGTCATGA
- a CDS encoding BsuBI/PstI family type II restriction endonuclease — protein MSHPNIKSALKILEMLDFPKAQLNTRSALTLLALANVGPKDHFSDSENPLLGITPIMDWIRHNYDVFYAPNSRETFRRKTVHQFRDAGLVLYNPDEPTRAVNSPKAVYQLAPYALELLRKFDSSAFSDALSGYLNIRGGLAEQYAQARNMHRIPVEIAEGTVLSLSAGIHSQLIKDIIVSFAPHFAPGSRLVYAGDTGEKMGYFDSERLASLGVTVDEHGKMPDVVLHFESKNWLILAEAVTSHGPVDGKRHAELMELFDCSSAGLVYVTAFPSRSVMGRYLSEIAWETEVWVADSPTHLIHFNGERFLGPYVD, from the coding sequence GTGAGCCACCCAAATATTAAATCTGCTTTAAAGATACTGGAAATGTTGGACTTTCCGAAAGCTCAACTAAATACTCGATCTGCGCTTACATTATTGGCATTGGCAAATGTAGGCCCAAAAGACCATTTTTCGGATTCAGAAAACCCGCTGCTCGGGATTACTCCAATTATGGATTGGATACGTCATAACTATGATGTTTTTTATGCACCCAATAGCCGCGAAACATTCAGACGTAAGACGGTTCACCAGTTTCGAGATGCGGGCCTTGTACTCTATAATCCTGACGAGCCTACGCGTGCCGTAAATAGCCCAAAGGCAGTCTATCAATTGGCACCATATGCGTTGGAATTATTAAGAAAATTCGATTCAAGTGCCTTTTCAGATGCCTTGTCAGGCTATCTTAATATCCGAGGTGGATTAGCCGAACAATATGCGCAAGCACGAAATATGCATCGAATTCCGGTTGAAATTGCAGAAGGCACCGTTCTTTCCTTAAGCGCCGGCATTCATAGCCAGTTGATCAAGGACATTATTGTTTCTTTCGCCCCGCATTTTGCACCAGGAAGTCGGCTTGTATATGCAGGTGATACCGGTGAAAAAATGGGGTATTTTGATTCTGAGCGGTTGGCAAGTTTGGGCGTAACGGTTGATGAGCATGGAAAAATGCCGGATGTAGTGCTTCACTTTGAGTCTAAAAACTGGTTGATCTTGGCAGAAGCGGTTACCAGTCATGGCCCGGTTGACGGAAAAAGACACGCTGAGCTAATGGAATTATTTGATTGCTCATCAGCTGGACTAGTTTACGTAACTGCGTTCCCCTCTCGCTCGGTCATGGGACGATATCTCTCAGAAATAGCATGGGAAACTGAGGTGTGGGTGGCCGATTCTCCTACTCATCTAATCCATTTTAACGGCGAGCGTTTTCTTGGTCCGTATGTTGATTGA
- a CDS encoding xanthine dehydrogenase family protein subunit M, giving the protein MKPFEYARATERGDATAQAANNATFIAGGTNLLDLMKLEVMAPDKLVDINRLDLSQIGETDDGGLRIGALVTNSDCAADKRIRDDYPVLSRAILAGASGQLRNKATTGGNLCQRTRCYYFYDTAMPCNKREPGSGCQAMEGFNRIHAILGASDACIATYPGDMAVAMTALDAEVEIEDKAGDIRHVPVQEFHLLPGDHPEKDNILEPGDLITAVILPPRVEGKQIYQKVRDRASYAFALCSVAAIVKMDGNTIDGVALAFGGLAHKPWRDEAVEELLVGQQPSAELFGKAADQLLAEAQGYGSNDFKIPLTRRVLISVLKEATQTGAAS; this is encoded by the coding sequence ATGAAGCCCTTTGAATATGCGAGAGCCACCGAGCGCGGCGATGCAACCGCCCAGGCAGCAAATAATGCGACCTTCATCGCCGGCGGTACCAATTTGCTCGACCTGATGAAGCTCGAGGTGATGGCACCCGACAAGCTCGTCGATATCAACCGGCTCGATCTCTCCCAGATCGGCGAGACCGATGATGGCGGTCTGCGGATCGGCGCTTTGGTGACCAACAGCGATTGCGCCGCCGATAAGCGCATCCGTGATGATTACCCTGTCCTGTCGCGCGCCATTCTTGCCGGCGCGAGCGGGCAACTGCGCAACAAGGCAACCACCGGGGGTAATCTGTGCCAGCGTACTCGCTGCTACTATTTCTACGATACCGCGATGCCCTGCAACAAACGCGAGCCGGGCTCCGGCTGTCAAGCGATGGAAGGTTTCAACCGTATCCACGCCATTTTGGGCGCGAGCGACGCCTGCATAGCCACCTATCCCGGCGACATGGCGGTGGCGATGACGGCTCTGGACGCCGAGGTCGAAATCGAGGACAAAGCCGGCGATATCCGGCACGTTCCGGTGCAGGAATTTCACCTGCTGCCCGGAGACCATCCGGAGAAGGACAATATCCTCGAGCCCGGCGACCTGATCACCGCGGTGATCCTGCCACCTCGGGTCGAGGGCAAACAGATTTACCAGAAGGTCCGCGATCGCGCCTCTTACGCTTTCGCGCTTTGTTCAGTGGCTGCCATCGTAAAGATGGACGGTAACACAATAGACGGCGTCGCGCTGGCTTTTGGCGGACTGGCCCACAAGCCATGGCGTGACGAAGCGGTTGAGGAATTGCTGGTCGGACAACAGCCTTCCGCCGAACTGTTCGGCAAGGCCGCCGACCAATTGCTCGCCGAAGCGCAGGGCTATGGCAGCAATGATTTCAAGATACCGCTGACCAGACGCGTTCTGATTTCCGTCCTGAAAGAAGCGACACAGACAGGAGCCGCATCATGA